From Alteromonas sp. RKMC-009, one genomic window encodes:
- a CDS encoding ATP-grasp domain-containing protein, with protein MILCLGDESDHQLQHVVTTLHDLQQETVILNTANLGDQLKLQWQPLKNAFTLVVDNEYVDLDEAGAFWWQRFSAPPAANPVAGKNQISALSPLFYHQPERWYNPLSAIRFHQAKPVQLQTASALGATIPDTLISNDVTALKHFAEQFQDVIIKPVSGGAHTTLLRQHGVYISELLHQQDTGAVTLQARIDGLEVRTYVIGDEVFSGIIYSDKPDYRTDECAEAQATDTPEDIRSLARTICAAFGMKWCAIDWRCNSKGEFIFLEANPCPYFLKFEHETQYPLTETLCRALITTAEH; from the coding sequence ATGATTCTTTGTCTGGGTGATGAATCAGACCATCAACTACAGCATGTAGTAACAACACTTCACGATCTTCAACAAGAAACAGTGATCCTCAATACGGCGAACCTGGGCGATCAGTTAAAGTTGCAATGGCAACCGCTTAAAAATGCCTTTACCCTTGTTGTCGATAACGAATACGTGGATCTTGACGAAGCCGGCGCCTTTTGGTGGCAGCGCTTTTCAGCTCCACCGGCAGCAAATCCTGTTGCGGGTAAAAATCAAATCAGTGCACTGTCACCGCTTTTTTATCATCAGCCTGAGCGCTGGTATAACCCGCTGAGCGCCATTCGTTTTCACCAGGCCAAGCCCGTGCAATTGCAAACAGCGTCAGCACTGGGCGCCACCATTCCCGATACGCTCATCAGCAATGATGTCACTGCCCTCAAACACTTTGCTGAGCAGTTTCAGGATGTCATTATCAAACCGGTTTCCGGTGGTGCCCACACCACCTTGCTTCGTCAGCATGGCGTGTATATCAGTGAACTTCTGCATCAGCAGGATACCGGTGCGGTGACGTTACAGGCCCGGATTGACGGGCTTGAAGTGCGCACGTACGTTATTGGTGATGAGGTTTTTTCCGGTATTATCTATTCGGATAAGCCTGATTACCGTACCGATGAGTGCGCAGAGGCGCAGGCTACAGACACCCCTGAGGATATCCGCTCACTGGCCAGAACAATTTGCGCCGCTTTCGGGATGAAATGGTGTGCCATTGACTGGCGGTGTAACAGTAAAGGCGAGTTTATCTTCCTTGAAGCGAATCCCTGCCCGTACTTTTTAAAATTTGAACATGAAACACAGTACCCGCTCACTGAAACCTTATGCCGGGCGCTGATAACAACAGCGGAACACTAA
- a CDS encoding hydroxymethylglutaryl-CoA reductase, whose product MFIPSMLLKQLYTHGSLQKTEDGLCFMLKNRLKDASISEILHIVLDGNHIPKEKITLKVGADMLLSAEEINAKGDISFPLREVITVFLNVRAKAGPEKLKLGLSFKASPFGKLKFEVEDNISDISAKPEGIPRDPHDDYQAEIIKARQAYFASATGAPVNHVGNYSIDPNTLKGNIEHFIGVAQVPIGIAGPLTIDGEYAKGDFVVPLATTEGTLVASYNRGMKLLNMSGGVKATVVDDAMQRAPVFVFSDARGARDFVKWINENIEKIRDEAEATSSVAKLTYIDHFLSNKFAFLRFNYRTGDAAGQNMVGRATFAACGWIMDHYEGIVNFYLESNFATDKKASQINIMRTRGKRVTAEATIKREHLLSVMRVEPKQIDYHGRVAGIGSFLSGVNNTGLHSPNGITAMFIATGQDVANVSESSAGIMYSELTEEGDLYVSLTIPSLIVATYGGGTGIGTQKECLELMDCYGKNKVYKFAEIVGAVALAGEISLASAISSSDWVSSHEQYGRNR is encoded by the coding sequence ATGTTTATCCCCAGCATGCTTTTAAAGCAGTTGTATACCCACGGCAGTCTGCAAAAAACGGAAGATGGTTTGTGCTTTATGCTGAAGAACCGGTTGAAAGACGCCAGTATCAGCGAAATTTTACATATCGTGCTGGATGGCAATCATATTCCGAAAGAGAAAATCACCCTGAAAGTCGGGGCGGATATGCTGCTCTCTGCTGAGGAAATTAATGCAAAAGGGGACATTTCTTTTCCGCTACGGGAAGTTATTACGGTTTTTTTGAACGTGCGGGCAAAGGCCGGACCTGAAAAACTTAAATTGGGACTTTCTTTTAAGGCCTCACCATTCGGTAAGCTGAAGTTTGAAGTCGAAGACAACATTTCAGACATCAGTGCCAAACCGGAGGGGATCCCAAGAGATCCCCACGACGACTATCAGGCAGAAATCATCAAAGCCCGTCAGGCATATTTTGCTTCTGCAACCGGCGCGCCGGTGAATCATGTGGGCAACTATTCTATCGATCCCAACACATTAAAAGGCAATATTGAGCACTTTATTGGTGTGGCGCAGGTGCCCATTGGCATAGCGGGTCCGCTCACCATCGACGGAGAATATGCGAAAGGCGATTTTGTGGTGCCGCTGGCTACCACTGAAGGCACGCTGGTGGCGTCTTATAACCGTGGCATGAAGCTATTGAATATGAGCGGTGGCGTGAAAGCAACGGTGGTTGATGATGCCATGCAACGGGCACCGGTTTTTGTTTTTTCTGATGCGCGGGGGGCACGGGATTTCGTTAAATGGATAAATGAAAATATCGAAAAGATCCGTGATGAAGCAGAAGCAACGTCTTCGGTGGCGAAGCTCACTTACATCGACCATTTCCTGTCTAACAAATTTGCGTTTCTCCGTTTTAACTACAGGACCGGAGATGCTGCCGGTCAGAATATGGTGGGGCGCGCCACATTTGCTGCCTGTGGCTGGATCATGGATCACTACGAAGGGATTGTGAATTTTTATCTGGAGTCTAACTTTGCCACCGACAAAAAGGCCTCGCAGATAAATATTATGCGGACCCGGGGAAAACGGGTTACTGCAGAGGCTACCATTAAGCGCGAACATCTACTTAGTGTAATGCGGGTGGAGCCAAAACAAATTGATTACCATGGCAGAGTGGCTGGTATCGGTTCGTTTTTATCCGGCGTTAATAACACCGGCCTGCATTCGCCCAACGGTATCACCGCCATGTTCATTGCCACGGGACAGGATGTCGCTAATGTCTCTGAATCCTCGGCGGGGATCATGTACTCCGAACTCACCGAAGAAGGGGATTTGTACGTTTCACTGACTATCCCTTCTCTGATTGTCGCCACCTACGGCGGTGGAACCGGCATAGGTACACAGAAAGAGTGCCTGGAGCTGATGGATTGTTACGGCAAAAATAAGGTGTACAAGTTTGCCGAGATTGTAGGAGCGGTGGCACTGGCCGGAGAGATCTCGCTGGCTTCGGCCATTTCTTCATCTGACTGGGTGTCATCTCACGAACAATACGGACGAAACCGGTAA
- a CDS encoding alkene reductase: MSLLFNSISLAGKTLKNRIVMPPMTRSRSTQPGDVANDLMATYYAQRASAGLIISEGTQISELGKGYAWTPGIYTGAQVKGWKKVTDAVHKAGGVMFAQLWHVGRVSHESNTGGRQPVSSSALQAEGVKVFIDENNSPGFVQSSVPRALSKEEIKAVVEEYRHAAQCAKDAGFDGIELHGANGYLINQFLDSQANNRTDEYGGSLENRLRFLKEVVSAVSTVFDSRAVGIRLAPLTTLNGAVDENPEQTYVEAVRALNELEAGYVHIAEADWDDAPEMAVSFKQAIREAFDGILIYAGKYTRDRAERALEEGWADMIGFGRPFVSNPDLPARLQQGIALAEHDPDTLFGGAEKGYTDYPVAS, encoded by the coding sequence ATGAGTCTATTATTTAACAGTATTTCACTGGCCGGCAAAACGCTGAAAAACCGTATCGTCATGCCCCCGATGACCCGCTCACGATCAACGCAGCCCGGTGATGTCGCCAACGATTTAATGGCCACTTACTATGCCCAGCGTGCCAGTGCCGGTTTGATTATCAGTGAAGGTACGCAAATCAGCGAACTGGGCAAGGGCTACGCCTGGACTCCGGGTATTTACACCGGAGCGCAAGTCAAAGGCTGGAAAAAGGTCACAGATGCCGTTCACAAGGCGGGAGGTGTGATGTTTGCACAACTGTGGCATGTTGGCCGCGTATCCCACGAAAGTAATACGGGTGGCAGGCAGCCGGTTTCTTCTTCAGCGCTTCAGGCTGAGGGCGTGAAGGTATTTATCGACGAAAATAACTCACCGGGTTTTGTTCAGTCTTCTGTACCCAGAGCACTCAGTAAAGAAGAAATCAAAGCGGTCGTTGAAGAGTACCGGCACGCGGCGCAATGTGCCAAAGATGCCGGATTTGATGGCATCGAGCTGCATGGAGCCAATGGCTATCTCATCAACCAGTTTCTTGATTCACAAGCCAACAACCGCACCGATGAATACGGCGGCAGTCTGGAGAACCGTCTGCGGTTCCTGAAAGAAGTCGTGTCTGCCGTCAGCACAGTGTTCGACAGCCGTGCAGTGGGGATCCGTCTGGCTCCGCTGACGACGTTGAACGGTGCGGTAGATGAAAACCCTGAACAGACGTACGTAGAAGCGGTGCGGGCCCTGAATGAGTTAGAGGCCGGCTATGTACATATCGCTGAAGCAGATTGGGATGACGCCCCGGAAATGGCGGTAAGTTTTAAACAGGCCATCCGCGAGGCGTTTGACGGTATTTTGATTTATGCCGGCAAATATACCCGTGACCGCGCTGAACGGGCGCTGGAAGAAGGATGGGCTGATATGATTGGGTTCGGTCGTCCCTTTGTATCGAATCCCGATCTGCCTGCCCGTTTACAACAAGGCATCGCGCTGGCAGAGCATGATCCTGATACCTTGTTCGGTGGCGCAGAGAAAGGTTATACCGATTATCCTGTCGCGTCATAA
- a CDS encoding helix-turn-helix domain-containing protein, translated as MTNPTPINDRLEQLSRRELQVAHKIMEGLPNKRIASQLFISERTVKFHCANIYRKLDIHNRTSLMASYYRQFHQPGTRTEQEG; from the coding sequence ATGACTAATCCAACCCCTATCAATGATCGCCTGGAGCAGCTTTCCCGCCGGGAACTGCAGGTTGCCCATAAAATTATGGAAGGGCTGCCGAATAAGCGAATCGCTTCCCAGCTATTTATCAGCGAGAGGACAGTGAAATTTCACTGCGCCAACATTTACCGCAAGCTGGATATCCACAACCGCACCTCACTGATGGCGAGTTACTACCGCCAGTTTCATCAGCCCGGTACACGGACAGAGCAAGAGGGGTAG
- a CDS encoding amidohydrolase family protein — MIKNTRNSLALAVSLMLGSSAALAETTDKSENENWDVLKPPFALNSVDIETNETTWSSLDISPDGKFMVFDMLGDLYKVPLSGGAATSLTQDFAWNIHPAISPDGKHIAFISDRGGLSNVWVMDIDGSNLRQVTTEKKNIIHSPKWSPDGQYIVATKGIMSSRSIPAGEIWMYHIAGGDGLQIKAREHGNADQQNIADPVFSHDGQYIYYTHNTVPGAGFEYNRDPLEGIFDITRFDRKTGKEDSFISGTGGAIVPVPSPDGKYIAFIRRVKNKTGLFLKELETGLEKPLTLTLERDMQEGFGSEGYFAYYDWMPDSQSLVYWTGGKFHNIDIKTGNIRDIDVSVKATLHYADALRFDVDVAPDEFDVKMIRWSQKSPDGKSILFQALGKLYVKDIKSGKMTRLTKQNEHDEYFPRYTNDGKFIVYTTWNDEKLGDVRIVSAKGGKGKVITKKPGHYVEPSFSPDGRYVAFRKFSGGYLLDPTYSVEPGLYVADLKNDTEVRVSESGAQPHFAGNDGRVYFTERAGGSAYPETQLSSTDLRGEDKRTHLYGADKVSEYRLSHDKKWVAFVYQFKTYVAPFVDNGQKITLGPDMTSLPVTQLSARAGEYLNWSPDSTSVGWFHGPVYYERALEDAFTFVAGKEKDALPEPETKGMNLSFKSKADKPGGYKALVGGKVVTMRDADNTQEVIENGVVLIRDNRIEAVGSLDEITIPDDAMRIDTRGKTIIPGLVDAHAHGSQGRNEIIPQQNWGQFANVAFGVTTIHDPSNDTTEIFAASELQRHGDIIAPRIYSTGAILYGAESLGYKAIINNYDDAYFHVERLKEAGAISVKSYNQPRRDQRQQILWASHEQQMMVVPEGGGKMQQNLTMVVDGHTGLEHSFPVAKGYDDVNQLWAATESGYTPTFVVSYGGLMGEEYWYDRTEVWKNERLLRYVPSTILDSRAIRRPTAPDNQYNHFEVAAYAKTLRDKGVSVHIGAHGQREGLAAHWELWSMAQGGFTPWEALRGGTIDGAKHLGMGNDLGSIEKGKLADLVVIDGDVLSDIRRSEFVEYTVLNGRVYEAATMNEMGSRKQRKPFFFEADNKLFMPEETAQEINAKAHMYHWRH, encoded by the coding sequence ATGATAAAAAACACCCGAAACAGTCTGGCACTTGCTGTCAGCCTGATGCTGGGCAGCAGTGCTGCACTGGCCGAAACGACAGACAAATCAGAAAACGAAAACTGGGATGTGCTCAAGCCTCCCTTCGCACTGAACAGCGTGGATATTGAAACCAACGAAACCACCTGGTCCAGCCTGGACATCTCACCGGATGGCAAATTTATGGTATTCGATATGCTGGGCGATTTGTATAAAGTGCCGTTATCCGGCGGCGCAGCAACGTCGCTTACACAGGATTTTGCCTGGAATATTCATCCCGCCATTTCGCCGGACGGTAAGCATATTGCGTTTATCTCAGACCGTGGCGGCTTGTCCAATGTGTGGGTGATGGATATCGACGGCAGTAATTTGCGTCAGGTGACTACGGAAAAGAAAAACATCATTCATTCTCCGAAATGGAGTCCGGACGGGCAGTACATTGTTGCCACCAAAGGGATCATGTCCAGCCGGAGTATTCCGGCCGGTGAAATCTGGATGTATCACATTGCCGGTGGTGACGGTCTGCAAATCAAAGCCCGCGAACACGGGAACGCCGACCAGCAAAATATTGCCGACCCGGTGTTCTCACATGATGGTCAGTACATTTATTACACCCACAACACCGTGCCGGGTGCAGGCTTCGAGTACAACAGAGATCCCCTTGAAGGGATTTTCGACATCACCCGTTTCGACCGCAAAACCGGTAAAGAGGACAGTTTTATCAGTGGCACCGGCGGCGCTATTGTACCTGTGCCCTCACCGGACGGTAAATACATCGCCTTTATCCGCAGGGTAAAAAACAAAACCGGGCTTTTTCTCAAAGAGCTGGAAACCGGCCTGGAGAAACCGCTAACCCTTACCCTTGAGCGGGATATGCAGGAAGGCTTTGGTTCTGAAGGCTACTTTGCCTATTACGACTGGATGCCCGACAGCCAGTCTCTGGTTTACTGGACAGGTGGTAAGTTTCACAACATCGACATTAAAACCGGCAATATCCGGGATATTGATGTCAGCGTAAAAGCGACACTGCATTATGCAGATGCACTGCGCTTTGATGTGGATGTGGCACCGGATGAATTCGATGTAAAAATGATTCGCTGGTCACAAAAATCGCCGGACGGCAAAAGCATTTTATTCCAGGCCCTGGGCAAGCTTTATGTGAAAGATATTAAAAGCGGCAAAATGACCCGTCTGACGAAACAAAACGAGCACGATGAATATTTCCCCCGTTATACTAACGATGGAAAATTCATCGTTTACACCACCTGGAATGACGAAAAGCTGGGTGATGTACGCATAGTTTCCGCCAAAGGTGGCAAAGGTAAAGTGATCACCAAAAAGCCGGGACACTATGTAGAGCCAAGCTTCTCGCCAGATGGCCGTTATGTCGCATTCCGGAAATTCAGCGGCGGCTATTTGTTAGATCCTACTTATTCAGTAGAGCCCGGTTTATATGTGGCTGACCTGAAGAACGACACTGAAGTCAGAGTCAGCGAAAGTGGTGCACAACCCCATTTTGCCGGAAATGACGGACGTGTGTATTTCACTGAACGCGCCGGCGGGTCTGCTTACCCTGAAACGCAATTGAGCAGCACAGATTTACGCGGAGAAGACAAGCGCACGCATTTATACGGTGCGGATAAAGTCAGCGAATACCGTTTGTCTCATGACAAAAAGTGGGTGGCGTTTGTTTACCAGTTCAAGACCTACGTAGCACCGTTCGTAGACAACGGTCAGAAAATTACGCTGGGACCGGACATGACATCATTACCGGTTACACAGCTATCTGCCCGCGCTGGCGAGTACCTGAACTGGAGTCCGGATAGTACGTCGGTAGGCTGGTTCCACGGACCGGTGTATTATGAGCGCGCACTGGAAGATGCATTTACTTTTGTTGCCGGTAAAGAAAAAGATGCACTGCCTGAACCGGAAACCAAAGGCATGAACCTGTCTTTCAAATCGAAGGCAGATAAACCCGGTGGCTACAAAGCGCTGGTCGGCGGCAAAGTCGTTACCATGCGTGATGCAGATAACACACAGGAAGTCATCGAAAACGGCGTAGTGCTTATTCGCGATAACCGGATTGAAGCCGTTGGCTCACTTGACGAAATTACTATTCCTGATGACGCCATGCGCATCGATACCCGCGGAAAAACCATTATTCCGGGCTTAGTCGATGCCCATGCACACGGCTCTCAGGGGCGTAACGAAATTATTCCTCAACAAAACTGGGGACAATTTGCCAACGTAGCATTTGGTGTGACCACGATTCACGATCCGTCCAACGACACCACTGAAATCTTTGCCGCCTCAGAGTTGCAACGACACGGCGATATTATTGCTCCGCGTATTTATTCCACCGGCGCGATTTTATACGGTGCGGAGTCACTGGGTTATAAAGCCATTATCAACAACTACGATGATGCATATTTTCATGTTGAACGGCTGAAAGAAGCCGGTGCAATTTCAGTAAAAAGTTATAACCAGCCGCGACGGGATCAACGTCAGCAAATTCTGTGGGCTTCACACGAACAGCAGATGATGGTTGTGCCGGAAGGCGGCGGTAAGATGCAGCAGAACCTGACCATGGTGGTAGACGGACATACCGGCCTTGAGCACAGTTTCCCTGTGGCGAAAGGCTATGATGATGTTAACCAGTTATGGGCAGCCACAGAATCGGGTTACACACCAACCTTCGTGGTGTCATATGGCGGCCTGATGGGCGAAGAGTACTGGTACGACAGAACTGAAGTGTGGAAGAACGAGCGCCTGCTACGCTATGTGCCGTCAACCATTCTCGACAGCCGTGCTATCCGCCGTCCTACCGCACCGGATAACCAGTACAATCACTTCGAAGTGGCAGCGTATGCAAAAACACTGCGCGACAAAGGTGTGAGCGTGCACATCGGTGCCCATGGCCAGCGTGAAGGTTTAGCCGCTCACTGGGAATTGTGGAGTATGGCTCAGGGTGGTTTCACACCATGGGAAGCCCTGCGTGGCGGGACCATTGACGGTGCAAAACACTTAGGCATGGGTAACGACCTTGGCAGTATAGAAAAAGGTAAGCTGGCCGACTTAGTTGTGATTGACGGTGATGTACTGAGCGATATCCGCAGAAGCGAATTTGTTGAGTATACCGTGCTGAACGGACGGGTTTATGAAGCTGCGACGATGAATGAAATGGGCAGCCGTAAACAGCGTAAGCCGTTCTTCTTCGAAGCAGATAACAAACTGTTTATGCCGGAAGAGACTGCGCAGGAAATCAACGCCAAAGCGCATATGTATCACTGGAGGCATTAA
- a CDS encoding HlyD family secretion protein, with protein sequence MEHKLFRQQALQHQLTASQGDVFVLPSLPVRMISLMVTGWVIVMAWYLNSQEYKTFTRINGWLEMSEGSTPVYPDNTGGRVAAILVKNGDEVEAGTPLLQINSGQTLGSGEDVHFAVHSQYEVQQEQLEQQLRYLKIAHKLAIATTRNTGTQLERDISKLNGLIELVGQRIALAETSANSMATLADARLLAKNEHLSAARAVLSLKQELLEYQRERESKLAYLEENRHELARLPASQEQERLDLQHQLSALRNQMLQWDSQHKKVITASRAGVVSDLSVRSGDFINTSKPLLNIQPSSDTLTGKVLLPARSAGLLQQGQSVRIKLDAFPYQQYGTVDGVITQISDDLIQPQSKQWFPVTTDEPAYLVQVSLNKQSIATYGQETPLRSGMTFSADVTTRESSLIEWLFAPLLSVKGAW encoded by the coding sequence ATGGAACACAAGCTGTTCAGACAACAGGCTTTGCAACATCAGCTGACAGCCAGTCAGGGAGACGTATTTGTTTTACCGTCTTTGCCTGTCAGGATGATCAGCCTGATGGTAACAGGTTGGGTCATCGTGATGGCCTGGTATCTGAATAGTCAGGAATACAAAACCTTCACCCGGATTAACGGCTGGCTGGAAATGTCAGAGGGCAGTACGCCGGTTTATCCGGACAATACCGGCGGACGGGTTGCCGCCATTCTCGTGAAAAATGGCGATGAGGTTGAGGCGGGAACCCCCTTACTTCAAATCAACAGCGGCCAGACGCTGGGCTCCGGCGAAGACGTGCATTTTGCGGTGCACAGTCAGTATGAAGTTCAGCAGGAACAGCTTGAACAACAACTCCGCTACCTTAAAATTGCCCATAAGCTGGCTATTGCTACGACCAGAAATACCGGCACGCAACTGGAGCGGGATATTAGCAAACTTAACGGACTCATTGAGCTGGTAGGCCAACGGATCGCTCTGGCAGAAACGTCTGCTAACTCGATGGCAACACTCGCCGATGCCAGATTACTGGCGAAAAATGAACATCTCAGTGCCGCCCGTGCTGTGTTATCGCTAAAGCAGGAATTACTGGAATACCAGCGGGAGCGTGAAAGTAAGCTCGCCTACCTTGAAGAAAATCGCCATGAGCTGGCGAGGCTCCCCGCCAGTCAGGAGCAGGAGCGCCTTGATCTTCAGCATCAACTCAGTGCATTACGCAATCAGATGCTGCAGTGGGACAGTCAGCACAAGAAGGTAATTACCGCATCAAGAGCTGGTGTCGTATCCGATTTGTCTGTACGTAGCGGAGACTTCATCAATACGTCTAAACCTTTACTGAACATACAACCCTCTTCTGACACCCTTACCGGCAAGGTGTTACTGCCAGCCCGGTCGGCAGGTTTACTGCAACAGGGTCAGTCAGTCCGAATTAAACTGGATGCATTTCCTTATCAGCAATACGGCACCGTTGACGGTGTTATTACGCAAATATCCGACGATCTTATCCAGCCACAGAGTAAGCAATGGTTTCCTGTCACCACAGACGAACCGGCATATCTGGTTCAGGTGTCGCTGAATAAACAAAGCATCGCCACCTACGGACAGGAAACACCACTGAGAAGTGGCATGACCTTCAGTGCCGATGTAACGACACGGGAGTCCAGCCTGATTGAATGGCTTTTCGCACCGTTACTGTCTGTAAAAGGAGCGTGGTAA
- a CDS encoding peptidase domain-containing ABC transporter, which yields MQALLSANPLPSLRRSVKTPVVYQAEAAECGLACLCMILQAHGDKRTLAELRQEYGLSLKGATLGDIITIAKRLSLSARALKLDLNDLPKLQLPCIVHWDMKHFVVLTSVNKNSVTIHDPATGKRKMPVSRFSAHFTGIALELSPAPAFTPVTATPKLTISSFFSGLSGLRRTLLLTFCITLLIQLFALLSPYYMQMVVDDALPAGSSDFLTALTIGFALFLLIECLTSALRQHILLHFTSRLQLLMSARVFSHLLQLPLKWFHSRHTGDIISRFSSLNALRDFLTASFITVIMDGLMALVTVAVMYVYAPLLATVVIVITFLYALFRVFAWHCVRPHHADKLELASKEQTHFIESMRAIQTIKQFNLEASRHGHWLNRLTSSLNADISIGKWGLRTSIAKQVITGAENIVVIYLGAQMAMENALTTGMLYAFISYKNRFVTAAESLITTALEWRMLSLHIDRLSDVVLAECEDVPVAISSVDGTDNAGPATLSLRQVSYAYDSFSAPVLENIDLTVAPGEAIAITGASGCGKSTLLKCITGIHPLSSGSVYFGTKPVSQGALKGVSSAVYQDDALLNGSILENIAGYCDSPDIQRAAGAAQLACIHDDIVAMPMQYQTLVGDMGSTLSGGQIQRIMLARALYQRPQILFLDEASSHLDMHNEAQVNHNLKQLNITRIIIAHRPQTIAMADRVFRLEAGQLTEIYPVSTNPVIEQQGESHD from the coding sequence ATGCAGGCCCTCTTATCAGCAAACCCGCTCCCTTCCCTTCGCCGTTCTGTTAAAACACCGGTGGTGTATCAGGCGGAAGCCGCAGAATGCGGACTGGCCTGCCTGTGTATGATATTGCAGGCCCATGGCGATAAAAGAACACTGGCCGAACTCCGGCAGGAATATGGCTTGTCACTGAAAGGGGCCACGCTGGGAGATATTATTACCATCGCTAAGCGCCTTTCTTTATCTGCAAGAGCGCTGAAACTGGATCTGAACGACCTGCCAAAGCTGCAATTGCCCTGCATAGTTCACTGGGATATGAAGCATTTTGTGGTACTCACCTCGGTGAATAAAAACAGTGTAACCATTCATGACCCAGCCACGGGTAAGCGTAAAATGCCGGTATCCCGTTTTTCCGCTCATTTCACCGGCATTGCGCTTGAACTCTCTCCGGCCCCGGCTTTTACACCGGTCACGGCTACACCAAAACTCACTATCAGCAGTTTCTTCTCAGGTCTCAGCGGACTTCGCAGAACCTTGCTGCTCACCTTCTGTATTACCCTGCTTATTCAGTTATTTGCCCTGTTGTCTCCGTATTACATGCAAATGGTGGTAGATGATGCCCTGCCCGCAGGATCGTCTGACTTTCTGACTGCATTAACTATAGGCTTTGCGCTTTTTCTGTTAATTGAATGTCTGACTTCAGCGTTACGCCAGCATATCCTTTTACACTTCACCAGCCGCCTGCAATTGCTGATGAGCGCCAGGGTATTCAGTCATTTACTGCAACTGCCGCTAAAATGGTTTCACAGCCGGCATACCGGCGACATTATTTCCCGTTTCAGTTCATTAAATGCATTGCGGGATTTTCTCACTGCCAGCTTCATTACTGTGATCATGGACGGACTGATGGCACTGGTGACAGTGGCAGTCATGTATGTTTATGCGCCGCTTCTGGCCACGGTAGTCATTGTTATCACCTTTCTGTACGCGCTGTTCCGCGTGTTTGCCTGGCATTGCGTCCGGCCTCATCACGCCGACAAACTGGAGCTGGCTTCAAAGGAGCAAACGCACTTCATCGAATCCATGCGGGCCATTCAGACAATCAAGCAATTTAACCTGGAGGCGAGCCGCCACGGCCACTGGCTGAACCGGCTGACATCATCCTTAAATGCAGACATCAGTATCGGCAAATGGGGTTTGCGTACCAGCATTGCCAAACAGGTCATCACCGGTGCTGAAAACATTGTAGTGATTTACCTTGGCGCACAGATGGCTATGGAAAATGCACTGACCACCGGTATGCTGTATGCGTTTATCAGCTACAAAAACCGCTTTGTTACCGCCGCTGAAAGTCTGATCACCACCGCACTGGAATGGCGTATGTTATCGCTGCACATTGACCGGCTGTCAGATGTGGTGCTAGCTGAATGTGAAGACGTACCTGTTGCCATTTCCAGTGTTGACGGCACGGATAATGCCGGCCCGGCAACCTTATCCCTCAGACAGGTCAGCTATGCTTACGACAGCTTTTCAGCACCGGTACTTGAAAATATCGACCTGACCGTTGCCCCCGGCGAAGCCATAGCGATCACCGGCGCAAGCGGCTGCGGAAAATCAACGTTACTTAAATGTATTACCGGTATACACCCGCTCAGTTCAGGCTCAGTATATTTCGGCACAAAGCCTGTCAGTCAGGGCGCACTGAAAGGCGTATCCTCTGCGGTTTATCAGGATGACGCCCTGCTCAACGGAAGCATTCTTGAAAATATAGCCGGCTATTGTGATTCCCCTGATATTCAGCGGGCAGCAGGCGCGGCACAACTGGCCTGTATTCACGATGACATTGTAGCCATGCCAATGCAGTACCAGACACTGGTCGGCGACATGGGCAGCACCCTGAGCGGCGGTCAGATCCAGCGGATTATGCTGGCCAGGGCACTGTATCAACGGCCGCAGATCCTGTTCCTCGATGAAGCAAGCAGTCACCTTGATATGCACAACGAAGCACAGGTAAACCACAACCTGAAACAGCTGAACATCACCCGCATTATTATCGCCCACAGGCCGCAAACCATCGCCATGGCAGACCGTGTGTTCCGGCTTGAAGCAGGCCAATTAACCGAAATCTACCCCGTCAGTACCAACCCCGTTATTGAACAACAAGGAGAGAGTCATGACTAA